In a single window of the Zea mays cultivar B73 chromosome 5, Zm-B73-REFERENCE-NAM-5.0, whole genome shotgun sequence genome:
- the LOC103627970 gene encoding LOW QUALITY PROTEIN: cyclin-dependent kinase C-1 (The sequence of the model RefSeq protein was modified relative to this genomic sequence to represent the inferred CDS: inserted 3 bases in 2 codons; deleted 5 bases in 3 codons) translates to MASCIATGVREPRAAPRNSTIDEYEEICCLGMGAFGAVYKKVRHRATGQIVAIKRLTDAVGFVAQIPLLREAGLLKKSCRDNPFVVGLLSIARNPATMDSFLVMECVGPSLCDLLRQRHHAGMPPLPEATVRAVMWQLLTGAKKMHDGHVVHRDIKPGNILVSADGTIVKICDFGLAMGMDVQEPPYEATGTLWYMAPEMLLGKPDYDARVDTWSLGCVMAELIKGSRLFAHSDAANQLAGIFEVLGVPDETAWPWFSSTPFATQIVPIQGRNLLREFFPETKLSEEGFQILNCQADPTAGHLRVVSHQSTVPFAEQVEPKHSPPLLSSSAPAFCSSSSSRSDDGDDGFGHRRGRDLPTSRQSRAPGRPISDDEGPDPCAATASVGRGCGEPAVPSSPGIPSFAVFSGVGRGRGSPLPPPPPPXDSPKQPTFTKPFDNAPASPDPEPPSLDPFSSAPPLPRTLPFSGAGRGAPRSQQPAPDNRFIRRSEAAKQAARRAERPSAPSAQQPKLSRQEAVKRFTVELLGGGGRSGEDGRGRGGGGRGSRGCRGRAGGGRWPGRGDRGSVDVEDDREAMYSGDSLVIGYNSVLGEDKVKIMEHXMEATDNALPHSGFVRLHQSRSGLTWIGIKSMPQSMPQNNP, encoded by the exons ATGGCCTCCTGCATAGCCACCGGCGTCCGCGAGCCCAGGGCAGCGCCCAGAAACAGCACCATTGATGAATACGAGGAGATCTGCTGCCTCGGTATGGGCGCCTTCGGCGCCGTCTACAAGAAGGTGCGCCACCGCGCCACCGGCCAGATCGTCGCCATCAAGCGCCTCACCGACGCCGTCGGTTTCGTGGCCCAGATACCGCTCCTACGAGAGGCGGGCTTACTGAAGAAGAGCTGCCGCGACAACCCGTTCGTCGTCGGCTTGCTGAGCATCGCCCGCAACCCGGCCACCATGGACAGCTTCCTCGTGATGGAGTGTGTCGGCCCGAGCCTCTGCGACCTCCTCCGACAGCGCCACCACGCCGGGATGCCGCCGCTACCTGAGGCGACCGTGCGCGCTGTCATGTGGCAGCTGCTCACGGGGGCCAAGAAGATGCATGATGGCCACGTCGTCCATCGGGATATCAAGCCGGGAAATATCCTGGTCAGCGCCGACGGCACCATCGTAAAGATATGCGACTTCGGGCTCGCCATGGGCATGGACGTGCAGGAGCCGCCGTACGAGGCCACCGGCACGCTGTGGTACATGGCACCCGAAATGCTGCTGGGAAAGCCCGACTATGACGCCCGCGTTGACACTTGGTCACTCGGCTGCGTGATGGCGGAGCTGATCAAGGGGTCCCGTCTATTCGCGCACTCCGATGCAGCAAACCAGCTTGCCGGCATCTTTGAGGTGCTCGGCGTGCCAGATGAAACGGCATGGCCGTGGTTCTCGTCCACACCGTTCGCCACCCAGATCGTGCCGATACAGGGGCGCAACCTGCTACGCGAGTTCTTCCCCGAGACGAAGCTGTCCGAGGAAGGGTTCCAG ATTTTGAACTGTCAAGCGGATCCAACGGCCGGACACCTGCGCGTCGTATCTCACCAGTCCACCGTTCCCTTCGCTGAACAAGTCGAGCCCAAACActcccctcccctcctctccTCCTCCGCCCCCGCCTTCTGCTCATCCTCT TCCTCTAGAAGCGACGACGGTGATGACGGTTTCGGGCACAGGCGCGGACGCGACCTTCCAACCTCCAGGCAGTCGCGCGCTCCCGGGAGGCCCATTTCCGACGACGAGGGCCCGGATCCCTGCGCCGCCACAGCATCCGTCGGCCGCGGTTGCGGGGAGCCTGCGGTTCCCTCCTCTCCAGGCATCCCGTCCTTCGCCGTGTTCTCTGGCGTCGGTCGCGGCCGTGGATCCCCACTGCCTCCGCCGCCACCCC AGGACTCCCCCAAGCAACCGACCTTCACCAAGCCCTTCGACAATGCTCCTGCGAGCCCTGATCCGGAGCCTCCGAGCCTCGATCCCTTCTCCTCAGCGCCGCCGCTGCCCCGCACGCTCCCGTTCTCCGGTGCCGGGCGCGGTGCCCCTCGGTCGCAGCAGCCTGCGCCTGATAACCGGTTCATCCGGCGCAGCGAGGCGGCGAAACAGGCTGCTCGCCGA GCCGAGCGGCCCTCGGCTCCCAGCGCGCAGCAACCGAAGTTGTCGCGACAGGAAGCCGTGAAACGTTTCACGGTTGAACTCCTGGGCGGCGGGGGCCGCAGCGGCGAAGATGGCAGAGGTCGTGGTGGCGGGGGTCGCGGCTCCCGTGGCTGT CGCGGCCGCGCGGGCGGCGGCAGGTGGCCCGGGCGCGGGGACCGCGGGTCTGTTGATGTGGAAGACGACCGGGAAGCGATGTACTCGGGGGACAGCTTGGTGATAGGCTATAACAGCGTCCTCGGCGAGGACAAGGTGAAGATTATGGAGCA CATGGAGGCAACAGATAATGCGCTGCCACATTCAGGCTTTGTTCGTTTACACCAATCCCGCTCTGGATTAACatggattggaattaaatccatgcctcaatccatgccccaaaataatccatga